ATTTGTTCCCAATGCGGTCACAAAATGGATTCAATGCCGTTGAATATTCGTCAATGGATATGTCCTTCCTGCGGTGCACAACATCAAAGAGATGTGAACGCAGCCAGAAATTTAGAAAAAATGGCCGTCAGTTCGACGGTGACAGCCTGTGGAGAGATGGCGCAACAAGGTCGCTCTGTGAAGCAGGAACTTAACGCTATACCTGCATAGGTTTGATAACTTATGAACAGGTATAGGTAAGTTTAAGAGAACGGCTAAACGCCCTGCTATAATTGGGAGTATGCTTCCTGAGGAGGGTTCCATAAATGAAAAAGTTTTTGACCTGTACACTGGCTTTGGCGTTGTGTCTGGCGGTCGTTCCGGCGGTGAGCGCCGCCTCTGACGATAACCTGACCGTTGGCGACCTGGCCCCCACCGGACTGTCGCTCGCCATAGCCGGTCAGCAGGTGAACCTGGGCGAAACGAAGGACGTTCAGGTCACCTTCAAGCCGGCGGTGGGCGTCACAATGCGCGAGGTGGTCTGGACCGTGGAAAACCCGGCCATCGCGGAGGTCACGGAGAGCCCGACAACGGACTCGACGGATGTATACCTGGTCAGGGGACTCAAGCGGGGGTCCACCACCATCACCGCCGTCTCCACGGCCAACCCCGACGCGAAGGACTCCCTGGAGATCACCGTGATCGGCGGAGAAAATCCCGAACTGC
This DNA window, taken from Synergistaceae bacterium, encodes the following:
- a CDS encoding transposase produces the protein ICSQCGHKMDSMPLNIRQWICPSCGAQHQRDVNAARNLEKMAVSSTVTACGEMAQQGRSVKQELNAIPA
- a CDS encoding Ig-like domain-containing protein produces the protein MKKFLTCTLALALCLAVVPAVSAASDDNLTVGDLAPTGLSLAIAGQQVNLGETKDVQVTFKPAVGVTMREVVWTVENPAIAEVTESPTTDSTDVYLVRGLKRGSTTITAVSTANPDAKDSLEITVIGGENPELPDEKSDGSGCSAGLSAGALLLVAVLTAARRRG